The sequence GTCACGGGGAGCAGGGTGAGCAGCCACGTCCGCTCCGCCACCTTGGCCAGTGCGGGATCGGTGGTGTCGTACTCGATACGGACGAGTTGTCCCTCGGTGAGGCCGTCCGGGTAGAGCACCCCGTTCTCGGGGCTGTGCGACACGCCGTCGGGCGTCTCGTACCTGATGAGCGTGCGGTCGAACGTCGTCTGCTCGACGAGCGCCGTCGCCGTGCCGTGGTGCTCGGCGATCACCTGGTCGTTCCGGAAGGCACCCAGCACGAGCACGACGCCGAGCAACGTGATCACCGACGCGACCCCGAGCACGCCGAGGAAACCGAGTCTCAGCGCGTGGTCGCGCCGCGACTCGGGTGCCTGCGCTGTCCTGACGAGCCCGGGGCCGACGATGTTCACCTCGCGAGCATATCGAGCCGCCTACCGGCGCTTCGCCAGTTGTTCGTGGGTGAAGGAGATCTCCCGGTAGGACTCGGGTTCGGCGACCGCGGCCCTCGCCTCTGC comes from Saccharomonospora xinjiangensis XJ-54 and encodes:
- a CDS encoding DUF3592 domain-containing protein — translated: MNIVGPGLVRTAQAPESRRDHALRLGFLGVLGVASVITLLGVVLVLGAFRNDQVIAEHHGTATALVEQTTFDRTLIRYETPDGVSHSPENGVLYPDGLTEGQLVRIEYDTTDPALAKVAERTWLLTLLPVTTTLLFTWLVAAPLLWGLRSRLRARIATPVVA